The DNA region GACAGCTCCGCACCAAGGACGTCGCCGACCTCAACCAGATCATCGGCGACCTCGGCAACCTCGGTCAGGAAATCAAAAGCACCCTCGGCCAGATCAGCGGCTCCATGGGCTCCGGTTCCGAAGGCGGCGGCGGCATCTTCCAAAAAATCGACAAGCTCATCACCGATAACAGCGCCAAGATCACCGAAACCACCGGCAATCTTGAAAAAATCACCGCCCAGATCCGCTCCGGCGAAGGCACCCTCGGCAAACTCATCTACGACCAGGCCGCCTACGACCAGCTCCTCGCCACCGTCACCGAAATCAAAGCCGCCGCCACCGACGCCCGCGCGTTCATGACCGACACCAAAGACATCATCGCCCAGGTGAAAAGCGGCCAGGGCGCCCTCGGCGTCCTCCTCTACGACCAACCCACCGCCGACAACCTCCGCGTCACCGTGAAGAACGTCCGCGAAGTCTCCGACAAGTTGAACGACCCCAAGAGCACCTTCGGCCAGCTCATCACCAACGACAACCTCGCCAAAGACATGCAGAGCACCCTCCGCAAAGTGGACCGCGCCATGGACGGCCTCGGCGACCAGGGCCCCATCACCGCCGTCGGCGTCGCCGCCAGCGCCCTCTTCTAAAGTCCTCCCGATGTAGGCGGGGTGCCCTCACCCCGCTTCCGGACGCTCTCAATTCTCGCACCTCCGCACCACCCTCTCGCCTTCTTTCTTCCGGTTCCTCCCATAGGTCCTATAGGTCGCATCCGACCTATAGGACCTATTTCTTTTGCGCCCTTCCGAATCTCGTCTCCGCAATCGAAAATCGATAATCCAAAATCGAAAATCTTTCCCATGCCCCCCGCGCAGCCGCCCACCCCAGCCACCACCCTCCGCCTGCCCTGGCCGCTCATCGCCGCCCTCGTCCTCGGCCTCGCCCTGCTCGCCACTTACTCAAACTCCTTCCGCGTCCCCTTCCTCTTCGACGACGATTCCTCCATCTCCGAAAACCTCACCCTCCGCAGCTGGCGCACCGCCGTCCTCCCTCCCTCCGACAGCGGTGTCACTGTCAGCGGGCGCCCCCTGCTCAACGCCACCTTCGCCCTCAACTGGGCCCTCACCCGCAACTCCGTCCCCGGCTACCACGCGCTCAACCTCCTCATCCACTTCCTCGCCGCCCTCACCCTCTTCGCCCTCACCCGCCGCACCCTCCGCCTCTCCTCTGTCTCTCAACCCTCAGCTCTCAACTCTCAACACTCCGCCTCTGCACTCGCCCTCGCCGTATCCGCCCTCTGGGCACTCCACCCGCTCCAGACCGAGTCCGTCACCTACATCGTTCAACGCGCCGAATCTCTCGTCGGCCTCTTCTACCTCCTCACGCTCTACAGTTTCGTCCGCTCCATCGACACGCCTTCGTCCTCCCGCCGCTGGCAGATCCTCACCGTCCTCGCCTGCCTTGCCGGCATGGCCTCCAAGGAGGTCATGGTCTCCGCCCCGCTCATCGTCTTCCTCTTCGATCGCACCTTCGTTTCCGGCTCCTTCTCCGCCGCCTGGCGCGCGCACAAAAAACTCCACCTCGCCCTCGCCGCCACCTGGCTCCTCCTCGCCGCCTGCATCCTCTCCACCGGCAACCGCGGTGGCACTGTTGGCGCGCACGATACCATCACCTCCTGGAATTATTTCCTCACCCAGTGCCACGCGCTCACGCACTACCTCCGGCTCACCGCCTGGCCGCACCCGCTCGTCCTCGACTACGGCACCACCACCGTCTCCCGCTTCTCCACCGTCGCACCTCAGTTCTTCGCCCTCGTGGCCCTCGGCCTCGCCACGCTTTTCGCCCTCTGGAAACGCCCCGCCCTCGGCTTCCTCGGCACCGTCTTCTTCGCCGTGCTCGCACCGACTTCGAGCGTCGTCCCCGTCATCACGCAGACGATGGCCGAGCACCGCATGTACCTCGCCCTCGCCCCGCTGATGCTCGCCTTCGTCCTCCTGCTCCATCGCGCCCACGCCCGCCTCGGCCTCGCCCTCGCGCTAGCGCTCGCCGTCATCGCCGCCTCGCTCTCCTTCAACCGCAATAACGACTACCGCGACGCGTTTACCCTCTGGGAAAAAAACCGCATCGACGCTCCCCTCAACCAGCGCTCCCTCGTCAACCTCGGTAATCTGCACGCCAAAAAACACGACTACCCGCGTGCCCTTGCCGCCTTTCAGCAAGCCGCCGCCATCGCCCCCGATGACCTCGGCGCGCGCACCGGCATAGCCAGCAGCCTCGCCGAGCTCAACCAACCCGCCGAAGCCATCGCCATTCTTCGCCGCGCCCTCGAAATCAAACCCGACTTCCACGAAGCCCACTACAACCTCGGTAAAATCCTCCTCGAACAAAACGACGTCGAGGGTGCCCTCACCCACCTCTCCCGCGCCCTCGAACTCAAACCCTCCTCCACCGACTCCCGCTACAATCTCGGCAACGCCCTCCTCGCCGCCCGCCGCCCCGCCGACGCCGCCACCCGCTTCCGCG from Nibricoccus aquaticus includes:
- a CDS encoding MlaD family protein — translated: MNQNQMTARVGLFFIIGLALIWVTFEALHNGRFSTKEGYTVTAAFSSLKELKAGNDVRMAGVQIGTVEKTRLTGGKAEAVLRISNEVQIAQDATAIIAMAGLLGANYISLDLGKPDAGTVPSGGQLRTKDVADLNQIIGDLGNLGQEIKSTLGQISGSMGSGSEGGGGIFQKIDKLITDNSAKITETTGNLEKITAQIRSGEGTLGKLIYDQAAYDQLLATVTEIKAAATDARAFMTDTKDIIAQVKSGQGALGVLLYDQPTADNLRVTVKNVREVSDKLNDPKSTFGQLITNDNLAKDMQSTLRKVDRAMDGLGDQGPITAVGVAASALF
- a CDS encoding tetratricopeptide repeat protein: MPPAQPPTPATTLRLPWPLIAALVLGLALLATYSNSFRVPFLFDDDSSISENLTLRSWRTAVLPPSDSGVTVSGRPLLNATFALNWALTRNSVPGYHALNLLIHFLAALTLFALTRRTLRLSSVSQPSALNSQHSASALALAVSALWALHPLQTESVTYIVQRAESLVGLFYLLTLYSFVRSIDTPSSSRRWQILTVLACLAGMASKEVMVSAPLIVFLFDRTFVSGSFSAAWRAHKKLHLALAATWLLLAACILSTGNRGGTVGAHDTITSWNYFLTQCHALTHYLRLTAWPHPLVLDYGTTTVSRFSTVAPQFFALVALGLATLFALWKRPALGFLGTVFFAVLAPTSSVVPVITQTMAEHRMYLALAPLMLAFVLLLHRAHARLGLALALALAVIAASLSFNRNNDYRDAFTLWEKNRIDAPLNQRSLVNLGNLHAKKHDYPRALAAFQQAAAIAPDDLGARTGIASSLAELNQPAEAIAILRRALEIKPDFHEAHYNLGKILLEQNDVEGALTHLSRALELKPSSTDSRYNLGNALLAARRPADAATRFREVLALDPDAIDARNNLGNALVATGHIPEAIAEYHLVLEKSPAHPRTLINLGRAFAMTGRTDEALRHFEQAASSGPDLPEAHANLAIALLAASRPADAVPHFETALRLGLHDPALRLNLGNALALSGRTDEALLRYRALVSDFPNYADALSRLALTLLQTGRPADAIPLYQDLLKLTPDSPEAFNNLGIASAQIGRMADARACFEQAIKLAPQFTEARENLARTLAQ